Proteins from a single region of Mytilus trossulus isolate FHL-02 chromosome 2, PNRI_Mtr1.1.1.hap1, whole genome shotgun sequence:
- the LOC134708613 gene encoding uncharacterized protein LOC134708613, with protein MSSVSKKSVSTLFQPLPLTPQTFKDVKNLNLRDLKRLCIDANIKTDGVGRNSLEILLCFELNILTCGNSEKNDFCIKEPKIKNHLLDKKQLLEFQQLSPNYLLKLPGWTKQVPDIDLDLSMVKKYLLNCQVSDYDKTSLRQYKLTRAYQHLDAKHLNNVSFNPIVDSDTFCAVKASCLPSQSGEEAKTKYLHIILDQHTSEPYGAFCTCTVGLTQACSHIGALLFLLAEVVSRGENLPEDKAVTENLCSWTNPKGAKVEPKKGEDIDIRNKPSSLKTHISDIAPKLSKERQYQRTLQLLYDIRNANSRDAMPPIVNIVDLARFRPVKQPEVKGPWSMPDTVTEFYPGICYAESIDVETTPPSLTEIPHQQFQSIDDNGYQEGLNTYINLIMKTYNQADISKIENLTRGQSANEEWFRHRIGAITASKVVRVLSNKKNQDNFLIDIMKYKPIDLSRVKPIQWGLKHEITALKQMTKLFEPKHTNLQIIQPGLLVDRTYSYLRASPDAIMTCDCHGTTVIEIKCPYSCRYLTPTVAICQKKITYVGMEKENMVLVKGHQYGYYEQIQTQLNVCKENNAKLVIWTTKGLLTIDVPFDEIYWTTIMLPAIRSFFEMHIAPEILTGRLKKSLNSQDNSKDKEKSDSSEDSTNESFSEEQDKNIHLEGTNDDDEDNNDATDDFDDVNNDATDDVDDVNNDAADDFDDVNNDAADDVNDQNLAGKECQSINSVSSQNWNLGCASYCRDHKAPIYSTIKGELIACDANIACSSNTWYHFFCEGFRRLNIELHRGKKYVCQKCRPLHDQRENLKMTNGFF; from the exons ATGTCTTCCGTTAGCAAAAAAAGCGTGTCAACATTATTCCAACCTCTTCCATTAACACCACAAACTTTTAAAGACGTAAAGAATTTAAATTTGAGGGACTTAAAACGCCTCTGTATTGATGCAAACATAAAAACTGATGGTGTTGGTCGCAACTCATTAGAAATCTTATTATGTTTTGAGCTTAATATTTTGACATGTGGTAACAGCGAAAAAAACGACTTTTGTATTAAGGAGCCAAAGATTAAAAACCATTTGTTAGATAAAAAGCAGCTACTAGAATTTCAGCAATTATCCCccaattatcttttaaaattgccAGGATGGACAAAGCAGGTGCCAGATATAGACCTTGACCTGTCAATGGTAAAGAAGTACCTATTAAACTGTCAAGTGTCTGATTATGATAAAACCTCATTACGACAGTATAAACTAACTAGAGCATATCAGCACCTGGATGCTAAACACCTTAATAATGTCTCCTTCAACCCAATTGTTGACAGTGACACATTTTGTGCTGTAAAAGCCAGCTGTTTGCCATCACAGAGTGGTGAAGAAGCAAAGACAAAGTATCTTCACATAATTTTGGATCAGCACACATCAGAACCATACGGTGCATTTTGCACTTGCACAGTTGG aCTGACTCAAGCATGTTCCCATATTGGggcacttttgtttttattggcaGAAGTAGTATCAAGGGGGGAAAATTTACCAGAAGATAAGGCTGTTACAGAAAATTTATGCAGTTGGACAAATCCTAAAG GTGCCAAGGTTGAGCCTAAAAAGGGTGAAGACATTGATATAAGAAACAAACCTTCCAGTTTAAAAACACACATAAGTGACATTGCACCGAAGCTGTCTAAAGAGAGGCAATACCAAAGAACTCTTCAACTGTTGTATGACATCAGGAATGCTAATTCCAGAGATGCTATGCCTCCAATTGTCAACATTGTTGACCTAGCAAGATTCAGACCCGTGAAGCAACCAGAAGTGAAAGGACCATGGTCCATGCCAGACACAGTAACTGAATTTTATCCTGGTATTTGCTATGCAGAAAGTATAGATGTGGAAACAACACCACCATCATTAACGGAAATACCTCATCAACAGTTCCAATCTATTGACGATAATGGTTACCAGGAGGGATTAAATACTTACATCaatttaattatgaaaactTATAATCAAGCTGATATAAGCAAAATTGAAAACCTGACTAGAGGTCAATCTGCCAATGAAGAATGGTTTCGACATAGAATAGGGGCAATAACAGCCAGTAAGGTTGTCCGTGTACTAAGTAATAAGAAGAATCAAGATAATTTTTTGATTGATATTATGAAATACAAACCAATTGATCTTTCCAGAGTAAAACCAATTCAGTGGGGTTTGAAACATGAAATAACTGctttaaaacaaatgacaaaattgtttgagCCAAAACATACAAATCTCCAAATTATTCAACCAGGATTGCTAGTAGATAGAACGTATTCATACCTTAGAGCGTCTCCTGATGCAATAATGACATGTGATTGCCATGGTACAActgtaattgaaataaaatgtccCTATTCCTGCAGATATCTGACTCCAACTGTAGCTATATGTCAGAAAAAGATAACATATGTTGGCATGGAGAAGGAAAACATGGTTTTGGTTAAGGGTCATCAGTATGGTTACTatgaacaaattcaaacacagttAAATGTTTGTAAAGAAAATAACGCAAAATTAGTTATTTGGACAACAAAAGGATTGCTTACGATAGATGTTCCATTTGATGAAATATATTGGACAACCATTATGTTACCAGCTATAAGAAGTTTCTTTGAGATGCATATAGCACCAGAAATTTTAACCGGCAGACTTAAAAAATCTTTGAACTCTCAGGACAATTCCAAAGACAAAGAGAAGTCTGACAGCAGTGAAGATTCTACAAATGAATCTTTCTCAG AAGAACAAGACAAGAATATTCATCTTGAGGGCACCAATGATGATGATGAAGATAATAATGATGCTACTGATGATTTTGATGATGTTAATAATGATGCTACTGATGATGTTGATGATGTTAATAATGATGCTGCGGATGATTTTGATGATGTTAATAATGATGCTGCCGATGATGTTAATGACCAAAATTTGGCTGGTAAAGAATGTCAGAGTATAAATAGTGTTTCGAGTCAGAACTGGAACTTAGGCTGTGCTTCTTACTGTAGAGACCACAAGGCACCTATATATTCCACAATTAAAGGAGAACTTATTGCATGTGACGCAAATATAGCATGTTCCTCCAATACATGGTACCATTTTTTCTGTGAAGGTTTTCGGAGGTTAAATATTGAACTTCACAGGGGCAAGAAGTATGTTTGTCAAAAATGTAGACCTTTGCATGATCAGagagaaaatttgaaaatgacaaatgggtttttttaa